The Portunus trituberculatus isolate SZX2019 chromosome 50, ASM1759143v1, whole genome shotgun sequence genome includes the window tctttcaactttgtctatcgacttctacctttcctttttgctggaagtttacctacattcagcctgttcctatatctttaatctcttgcttgtctaaagtttttgaatctattatcaataggaagattcttaaacaactGTCACTtcgcaatcttctatctgatcgccagtatggcttccgtcaaggtcgctctactggtgatcttctggctttccttactgagtcttgatcatcctgttttagagatttcggtgaaacttttgctgtcatactagacatatcaaaagcttttgatagagtctagcATAAAgatttgatttccaaactgctctcctacggtttctatccttctctctgcaactttatctcaagtttcctttccgaccgttctattgctgccgtggtagatggccactgttcttctcctaaatctattaataattgtgttcctcagggttctgtcctgtcacccactttctttctattgttcattaatTATCCTAACCAAagttcttgccctatccactcctacgctgatgatgccACCCTAAATCTTTACACGTCCTTTTAGAGACGaccaactcttcaggaagtcaacagatcacgcagggacgccacagaacgtctgacttctgatctttctatgatttccgattggggcagagaaaatctagtagttttcaatgcctcaaaaactcaattcctccatctatcaactcgacacaatcttctagacaactatcccctcttcttcaatgccactcaattgtctccctcttccatactgaatatccttggtcggTTGAAGAAGGTGTCAAGAGATTTAAGGTCGCCaacgagagagcagtccgacccgGGGACATTTCTCATCCCATCCCCAGAAGGGGAAtctgaggctggatttggagtcgccaatttttttatttatttattttttttattttaagtgaaggatgtgtgtgtgtcaagtgcatgtagttttgtgagaaataggagagttgtctttagagggtaggctgtgactgcccccttgagttgtgagccacaaagggaaacgttcaacgagatcacaactaactTTAAAGGAGAGTTCACAGTacccccctgaactagtgctattagacctcactgggagtaaattatcggtgtcttctacctcctcctcgatatcaaaaataaaatactaatgatgataataaaaattattGTCTAGTGAACAGCCTTGATGTTCGCAACAACGTAACCATTCCCACATATTACATTAACCCATGCTAGTACTTTGACGGTCATGTTAGATGACGAGAGGTGTGCTGTAGTTTCGTTGCTTCTTCCTTCAACCATCAACATTCAAtgaacacacattttttttctttttttttcattatattacaaatAGTAATTCAGTATggagggtgataaagaagacACACGCAAAGATTTAAATTTGAAATATGAaaaccatttatttttttcatcagggAATATTTTCACAACGAAGAGACACACTTGTTGTTTATGCCCTCATGTTCCCCAAGGCCCACCACATTTGGCATCTCTTTGGTGgggtcattctgcttacaacaGTCTTGCAGCACCTCAGAGCTCGCTTCATCTGAGGGTAAATGGTTCGTTAAAGGCCATTATTTTACTATCAAACAACTCAACAAATAAATGGTACATATGTAGTACGTAAATCTGAATTTGAATTAATGAGAATAACTTAATTCCTATTGACTAATGTCAGTTCGCGTGGTGGGAAGGAACAGAATGCAACACGAATAGTTTGGCCTTATGATGCCGCAGTGAGCTGTGGTGCCAGGAGCAGAACTTGCCTGAGGAGCAGTATTTGTTGATCAGGATGTGCAGGAGAACAAAGACAAGCACGTAGATCAGATCGAACACGCCCACCACGAGGAAAGCGATGGACCCGCCCTTGGTGTTGTAGAGCAAACCGCCCAGAAGCCCAGCCGTGGACACGCCTGTTATACCCGGGTATTACTTTCCCGTTCATTGGCCAGGAGGGTAAAGAGCTAAAAGATGATGCAACAACAGTggggaagaagtggagagaacACAAGTGAAACTCACCAATGTAGAAGGTGGACCTGAAGACGCTTTGAACGGTGGCTAGGGCTCCTGGTGGCGAGATGTGGCTGGCGTAGGCACCCATGACGGAATGAAAGACACTGTAGCTGAGGCCATTAAGGAGCTCTATAGGTAGGAAGTACCAGGGATTGCTGACAGTGTAGTAAAGGCAGCATCTCAGACCTGTGCTGAGCACCGACGTGATGAGCACACCAGTGTATCCCAGCCACTGGATTATCACCCCTGTCAATAGGATagcttgattttattttatatatttattgataTATGGTCGTAAAAGAGGTGATGTGTCCAAAGGcaatacaataaaaatgagGTGCCATTCCTTAAATGAAAAACGCATATCGATTGTTCTAAACTGGAGAATAATAAGCGTCTTGAAATTTTAGAGAAGAGGTTACTTTCACTTCCCTTAGACATGAAAATGTTATTCTAAGTAAAATTTGCAACAGGATTGCATTTTAATTAAACGATAATAGATTCCATACTAAATTCTATTCACAGATTGTATTTTCCATCATCTAATTAAAAACTATGTAGATCGGACagtctatattattttttcattaagcCTCACTTGTGGTTAGTCGATTGGCTTTTCAGCGTTATCTGCACCGAACACACTCTTGTCTTacctgagaggaaaaagaatggaaCCTCTCCCCCGAAGGCTTCAATTCCTAAAACTAATCCCTGAAGGAGTTTGAGCGCAGGAAAGTCAGGGTTCCATGCTAGGGTGATGTCATCCACCAACATTAGTTTGAATATCCACACGATGCCAAGCGACGCGCCCATCACGTACACGGTCATCTGATGACATAAACACTTCGTCTCAGTGGACACAGCCTTCACACAAACTGATTCTCGGATGGCAATAGATGAGTTCATTAGGAAATACATTGATATCAATACTACTCTACATTCAAGAAGTTTAGAAGAGAATCAGACTAAGgacgagaaaaaagaggaactaGAGTAATtactaggaagagaaggacttcGGGATGCACAAGTATGTTGCCAACTTCTCCCATCTTTAATTTGTCGTCACTGGAGTAAGGAATCTTCATCCTTGCCACCACCAGGATGTCTGCTGACATGAGAACAATGCAGGAAATGACGGCGGGAAGGTAATCCTTTTGTGGCAGACCCTGAGAATAGATGTCGACAAGCGCCCCTGAGACGATGGCCATCACGCCCATGCCGATTGTGCCCCACAGACGCTGCCGCCCGTACAGATGCCGCTCAGAACCTAACgccaggagaggaaaggattcaTATAGTTGACGGTGAGGCTGGATTGTTATACTACTCGTTCaagacgatggtgatgatgctgatgctgatgatgatgatacaatAACCATGATGAATTCGTTATCGTCTCCGTCTTCgtcgttgttatttttattgttgctgatagtagtggtagtatttgagaaaaaaagaggtataGAAAGCCACTTACCTAGGATCTGAAAACAGACAGAATCTGTGATCATGATACAAGTATAGATTCCAGTCTGTTCGAGCATGAGGGCGAAGATGATGAACCAGAACTGCGGGTAGCGCAGGAGGGAGGTTACATCCTCGCTTTCCTCCAGGATCCCCGTTGTCTCTTCACCGGGCGGCAATGCGAGGGGTGCCTGCTGACTCTCTCCAACTGTCATCTCTGGGTCCATGCTCCCCAGCTCCACGGACAACGTGCTGCTGTTGACGAGGAAAGCGCTGGAATAGAATGTTGCATTTCCCAGCAAGGTGATGTTGAAAGCTTCCTCTGACGTTTGAGCGACGATTGGAAGCTCTGGTATCCAATACATGGCTAGAAGACCTGCTGTCAGGCTGATTATACTAGACAGGAAGACAGTGCGATAGGCCCTTAAGTAATCAGCCAGCGTACCGCAGATGCATTTGGTGATGAGACCCACTATGGGAAATATGGTCCACAGAAGCCCTACCGTCTGTGGCGAGACTCCTTTGTTCCGTACTATGAGCGGGAACAGCGTCGCCAAGGGTGCCGCACCTGCAATCAGGTATGAAGATAAGTTTGTCATCAAGCAGTATAACACAAAACATGCACTGGTGAGCTTAGCTATCTTCCACAACCTAGAGCAGTAGCTCTAGGTTGTGCGAATACCATTTGGAAGTCCTGTACTCTTCGTGCATACGAAcgcttccaaaaaaaaaaaaaaaaacatagttcCAGAAAATATCAATATATTTACAAgcagaacacacaaatgaactaacatCAAGGAACATAACTCATTTTAATGCGAATGATGcatcttctccaccagctgatcgatggcagattatcttgtgtaaggcaataacAAATTTtctgataaatgaataaattaaatttaactgaaTAAAATAACATATGATCCCGAAAGTGCTTATGTACATATTTGTACATTTGTTTatttgggaaataattttttttgtaaaatATCTTTTTTTGGACCATAATTGCTAAAGCAAGTCTTTGGATAATCCTTGTTATTTGTTGGCCCTTGCATTTAAAATGTTTATATTGTGaaattgtggtcaataaacactatctatctatatacaacCTGGAAGGCCTTCACATACTACTAGTGGTACACGTACcataggttgggaaccactgactAAGAGACTTTagtgcaggggttctcaacctttttcttgtTAGAACCCCCCTAAGTTATAaaaccatctacccgaacccccagtaaaAAGATATTGAACAATgcgttaatttagtgactgacactaattcATATAAATATGCATTGGTATTGCAAATGaat containing:
- the LOC123499897 gene encoding major facilitator superfamily domain-containing protein 6-like, which translates into the protein MKINKNLLPIKVHYFLRYAGAAPLATLFPLIVRNKGVSPQTVGLLWTIFPIVGLITKCICGTLADYLRAYRTVFLSSIISLTAGLLAMYWIPELPIVAQTSEEAFNITLLGNATFYSSAFLVNSSTLSVELGSMDPEMTVGESQQAPLALPPGEETTGILEESEDVTSLLRYPQFWFIIFALMLEQTGIYTCIMITDSVCFQILGSERHLYGRQRLWGTIGMGVMAIVSGALVDIYSQGLPQKDYLPAVISCIVLMSADILVVARMKIPYSSDDKLKMGEVGNILVHPEVLLFLMTVYVMGASLGIVWIFKLMLVDDITLAWNPDFPALKLLQGLVLGIEAFGGEVPFFFLSGVIIQWLGYTGVLITSVLSTGLRCCLYYTVSNPWYFLPIELLNGLSYSVFHSVMGAYASHISPPGALATVQSVFRSTFYIGVSTAGLLGGLLYNTKGGSIAFLVVGVFDLIYVLVFVLLHILINKYCSSDEASSEVLQDCCKQNDPTKEMPNVVGLGEHEGINNKCVSSL